The following proteins are encoded in a genomic region of Triticum dicoccoides isolate Atlit2015 ecotype Zavitan chromosome 1B, WEW_v2.0, whole genome shotgun sequence:
- the LOC119342404 gene encoding endo-1,3;1,4-beta-D-glucanase-like yields MASPQCCANPPALNPAAGEGKVVDSFGGIKAYVAGAKESKAAVVLISDVYGFEAPNLRKIADKVASSGYFVVVPDFLHGDPFVPEDADRPIAVWIKEHTPGKTFEEAKPVIAALKEQGASSVGAAGYCWGAKVVAELAKANEIQAAVMSHPSFVTVNDIEEVKCPIAILGAETDVMSPPELVKKFEQVLSSNSGIAHFVKIFPGVSHGWTVRYKSEDAAAVKSAEEALADMIDWFNKNLK; encoded by the exons ATGGCGAGCCCGCAGTGCTGCGCGAACCCACCGGCGCTCAACCCCGCCGCCGGCGAGGGCAAGGTCGTGGACAGCTTCGGCGGGATCAAGGCGTACGTCGCCGGCGCCAAAGAGTCCAAGGCCGCCGTCGTCCTCATCTCCGACGTCTACG GTTTTGAAGCGCCGAATCTGAG GAAGATAGCCGATAAAGTTGCTTCGTCTGGATATTTTGTTGTGGTGCCAGATTTCTTACATGGGGATCCATTTgtacctgaagacgctgacagaccAATAGCAGTGTGGATAAAGGAGCATACCCCG GGAAAAACATTTGAAGAGGCAAAACCTGTTATTGCTGCTCTAAAGGAACAAGGAGCGTCTAGCGTTGGGGCTGCAGGTTATTGCTGGGGTG CAAAGGTAGTTGCAGAGTTAGCGAAAGCTAATGAGATCCAGGCAGCCGTTATGTCGCACCCTTCATTTGTTACTGTCAATGATATAGAAG AGGTGAAATGCCCCATCGCTATACTTGGAGCTGAAACTGACGTAATGTCCCCACCAGAATTGGTCAAGAAGTTCGAGCAGGTTCTATCCTCTAACTCAGGG ATTGCTCACTTTGTCAAGATATTCCCTGGGGTTTCTCATGGATGGACCGTGAGATACAAAAGCGAAGACGCAGCTGCTGTGAAGAGCGCCGAGGAAGCCCTGGCGGACATGATTGACTGGTTCAACAAGAACCTCAAGTGA